A single window of Mycolicibacterium madagascariense DNA harbors:
- a CDS encoding PPOX class F420-dependent oxidoreductase: protein MAVTFADVAKSEYILLTTFTKDGRPKPTAIWAAPKGDGLVVITGGGSWKVKRIRHTPRVTIAPCDRGGTPKGEAVDAVATILDKSANKATYDAIGKRYGVVGKAFNFFSKLRGGVDKNVTIELKPA, encoded by the coding sequence ATGGCCGTCACGTTCGCCGACGTCGCGAAGTCCGAGTACATCCTGCTGACCACCTTCACCAAGGACGGTCGGCCCAAGCCCACCGCGATCTGGGCCGCGCCCAAGGGCGACGGGCTCGTCGTCATCACCGGCGGCGGGTCGTGGAAGGTCAAGCGCATTCGCCACACCCCGCGCGTGACGATCGCTCCCTGCGACCGCGGGGGCACGCCCAAGGGTGAGGCGGTCGACGCCGTGGCGACGATCCTCGACAAGTCGGCGAACAAGGCCACCTACGACGCGATCGGCAAGCGCTACGGCGTCGTCGGCAAGGCGTTCAACTTCTTCTCCAAGCTGCGCGGAGGCGTCGACAAGAACGTCACGATCGAACTGAAGCCCGCCTGA
- a CDS encoding TauD/TfdA dioxygenase family protein has product MSNSPVIVKLGANIGARIDGVRLGGDLPAATVEAINDALLTHKVVFFREQHHLDDESQLAFARTLGTPTIAHPTVTSRGADVLPIDSRYDKANSWHTDVTFVDRVPKASLLRAITLPDYGGTTTWASTEAAYDQLPPPLAALAENLWAIHTNDYDYVKDHADDQPGGVSETTRQYREEFVSDHYETEHPVVRVHPETGRRVLLLGHFVKRFVGLGTNESVALLQLLQARVTKLENTIRWNWAPGDLAIWDNRATQHYAVSDYDDQYRRLSRVTLAGDVPVDVHGTPSRVLAGDASHYSEVVAPARLVAVP; this is encoded by the coding sequence ATGTCCAACTCCCCCGTGATCGTGAAACTCGGCGCGAACATCGGCGCCCGCATCGACGGCGTGCGTCTCGGTGGCGACCTGCCCGCAGCGACGGTCGAGGCCATCAACGACGCCCTGCTCACCCACAAGGTCGTCTTCTTCCGCGAACAGCATCACCTCGACGACGAAAGCCAACTGGCCTTCGCCAGAACGCTCGGAACGCCGACGATCGCCCACCCCACGGTGACCTCGCGCGGGGCCGACGTCCTGCCGATCGACTCGCGCTATGACAAGGCGAACTCCTGGCACACCGACGTCACGTTCGTCGACCGCGTGCCCAAGGCGTCACTGCTGCGCGCGATCACCCTGCCCGACTACGGCGGCACGACGACCTGGGCGTCGACCGAGGCCGCCTACGACCAGTTGCCACCGCCACTGGCCGCCCTCGCCGAGAACCTGTGGGCGATCCACACCAACGACTACGACTACGTCAAGGACCACGCCGACGATCAGCCGGGCGGCGTCTCCGAGACCACCCGCCAGTACCGGGAGGAGTTCGTCTCCGACCACTACGAGACCGAGCACCCGGTGGTCCGCGTCCATCCGGAGACGGGGCGACGGGTGCTGCTGCTCGGGCACTTCGTCAAGAGGTTCGTGGGCCTGGGCACGAACGAGTCGGTCGCCCTGCTGCAGCTGCTGCAGGCGCGAGTCACCAAGCTGGAGAACACGATTCGCTGGAACTGGGCGCCGGGTGACCTGGCCATCTGGGACAACAGGGCCACGCAGCACTACGCGGTCTCCGACTACGACGACCAGTACCGCCGGCTGAGCCGGGTCACCCTGGCCGGCGACGTCCCCGTCGACGTGCACGGGACCCCGAGCCGCGTGCTGGCCGGCGACGCATCGCACTACTCGGAGGTCGTGGCGCCCGCGCGCCTGGTCGCCGTACCGTAG
- the cobG gene encoding precorrin-3B synthase: protein MTRTRDDDACPGALQVHQAADGALARIRLPGGMIAAPQLEALALAAARFGSSSMELTSRGNVQVRGVTDATGLAEAVAAAGLLPSPSHERVRNVVASPLSGRVGGLADTRGGVRDLDAAIQASDRLAELPGRFLFALDDGRGDVSGLGADVGAHYLDEDTAALLVAGVDTGIRTRDVVPALVELAERFVDVRGTAWRTTELDDPTVLLAGWTPTAEPGAGWPPTTRPPVGWLTQDDGRVTLGAAVPLGVLRTRVAEYLAAVGSPLVITPWRSVLVCDLDEGIADTALRVLAPLGLVFDEASPWLDVSACTGSPGCAHSAADVRRDAADAARAGGAGGAGDGRGHRHFVGCERACGSPPTGEVLVATDGGYEVREQAS from the coding sequence GTGACCAGGACCCGCGACGACGACGCCTGCCCGGGTGCGCTGCAGGTGCACCAGGCCGCCGACGGCGCGCTGGCACGGATCCGGTTGCCCGGCGGCATGATCGCCGCCCCCCAGCTCGAGGCGCTGGCCCTGGCCGCCGCCCGGTTCGGCTCGTCGTCGATGGAGCTGACCTCGCGCGGCAACGTGCAGGTGCGCGGCGTGACCGACGCGACGGGGCTGGCCGAGGCCGTCGCGGCGGCGGGGTTGCTCCCGTCGCCGAGCCACGAGCGCGTCCGCAACGTCGTCGCGTCACCGCTGAGCGGGCGCGTCGGTGGCCTCGCCGACACGCGGGGCGGGGTGCGCGACCTCGATGCCGCCATCCAGGCCAGCGACCGGCTCGCCGAACTGCCGGGCCGGTTCCTGTTCGCCCTTGACGACGGCCGCGGCGACGTGTCCGGACTCGGCGCCGACGTCGGAGCGCACTACCTCGACGAGGACACCGCCGCACTGCTGGTGGCGGGTGTCGACACCGGCATCCGCACGCGCGACGTCGTCCCCGCACTCGTCGAGCTGGCCGAACGGTTCGTCGACGTCCGCGGAACTGCGTGGCGCACAACCGAACTCGACGATCCCACGGTGCTGCTGGCGGGATGGACCCCCACCGCGGAACCCGGCGCCGGCTGGCCCCCGACGACGCGGCCCCCGGTCGGCTGGCTCACCCAGGACGACGGCCGCGTCACGCTGGGCGCCGCCGTCCCGCTCGGCGTGCTGCGGACCAGGGTCGCGGAGTACCTGGCCGCCGTCGGGTCGCCACTGGTGATCACGCCGTGGCGCTCGGTGCTGGTGTGCGACCTCGACGAGGGGATCGCCGACACGGCGTTGCGCGTGCTGGCACCGCTGGGCCTGGTGTTCGACGAGGCGTCGCCCTGGCTCGACGTGAGCGCGTGTACTGGCAGCCCGGGTTGTGCGCACTCGGCGGCCGACGTCCGTCGCGACGCCGCCGACGCGGCCCGCGCGGGCGGCGCGGGCGGCGCGGGCGACGGCCGTGGGCACCGGCACTTCGTGGGTTGCGAGCGGGCGTGCGGCAGCCCCCCGACCGGTGAGGTCCTCGTCGCGACCGACGGCGGTTACGAGGTCAGGGAGCAGGCGTCGTGA
- a CDS encoding phosphotransferase family protein, with amino-acid sequence MSAPAIPRGPAEVTPRWLSTVLGVDVEDVRVTPIGTGQTGATYRLAVAYGRAPSELPATFAIKLSSQDEAVRDRVALGYRSEHAFYTGVADAVGVPIPRHYHCAVSDDGGDFVLLLADLAPAVQGDQIGGCTTAEAELAVRALAGLHGPTWCDAKWPTFPGLVMSTADADAMKGMGDVAAIAAQMTLDRLGDRMSAQDRATVTETMAAVTPWLVATQDRFALLHGDYRLDNVLFDPDRSSITVVDWQTLGVGLPTRDLAYFTGTSLLPAARLAADHDLVAAYHSELAAYGVEDYDLDTCLRDYRIGMVQVPLIAVLGCAFSVATERGDDMMLVMLERGCQAIRELDSLALVG; translated from the coding sequence GTGAGCGCACCCGCCATCCCCCGCGGCCCGGCCGAAGTGACACCGCGCTGGCTCTCGACCGTCCTCGGCGTGGACGTCGAGGACGTGCGCGTGACGCCGATCGGCACCGGTCAGACCGGAGCGACCTACCGGCTGGCGGTCGCCTACGGCCGGGCGCCGTCGGAGCTGCCCGCGACGTTCGCGATCAAGCTGTCGTCCCAGGACGAGGCGGTCCGGGACCGGGTCGCGCTCGGCTACCGTTCCGAGCACGCCTTCTACACCGGCGTCGCCGATGCCGTCGGCGTGCCGATCCCCCGGCACTACCACTGCGCGGTCTCCGACGACGGCGGCGACTTCGTCCTCCTGCTGGCCGATCTCGCGCCCGCGGTCCAGGGTGACCAGATCGGCGGATGCACCACGGCCGAAGCCGAACTCGCGGTCCGAGCCCTGGCCGGTCTGCACGGACCCACCTGGTGTGACGCGAAGTGGCCCACGTTTCCCGGACTGGTGATGTCGACGGCGGACGCCGACGCCATGAAGGGGATGGGCGACGTCGCGGCGATCGCTGCCCAGATGACCCTCGATCGACTCGGCGACCGGATGAGCGCGCAGGACCGGGCCACGGTGACCGAGACCATGGCCGCCGTGACGCCGTGGCTCGTCGCGACCCAGGACCGCTTCGCGCTCCTGCACGGCGACTACCGCCTCGACAACGTGCTCTTCGATCCGGACCGCAGCAGCATCACCGTCGTCGACTGGCAGACGCTGGGAGTGGGGTTGCCCACCCGCGACCTGGCGTACTTCACCGGCACCAGCCTGCTGCCCGCGGCGCGTCTCGCGGCCGACCACGACCTCGTCGCGGCGTATCACTCGGAACTGGCCGCCTACGGTGTCGAGGACTACGACCTCGACACGTGCCTGCGCGACTACCGCATCGGCATGGTGCAGGTGCCGCTCATCGCGGTGCTCGGCTGTGCGTTCTCGGTCGCCACCGAACGGGGCGACGACATGATGCTGGTCATGCTCGAACGCGGTTGCCAGGCGATCCGCGAACTCGACAGCCTCGCCCTGGTCGGCTGA
- a CDS encoding SDR family NAD(P)-dependent oxidoreductase, with amino-acid sequence MKDTTGAGVVVIFGGRSEIGLELATRLAPGATVVLAARGADRLTAEAAAVSAAGAVAVHVREFDADDLASHAPLVASIVAEHGPIGTAVVAFGILGDQARAETDAAHAAAIVHTDYTAQVSLLTVLAATMRSAGRGAIVVFSSVAGARPRRANYVYGSAKSGLDAFSRGLADALHGSGVRVLLVRPGFVVGRMTRGMSPAPLSSTPAQVAEAAARALAKRRSEIWVPRSLGALVVVLRLLPRSLWRRLPR; translated from the coding sequence ATGAAGGACACGACGGGCGCGGGCGTGGTCGTGATCTTCGGTGGCCGCAGCGAGATCGGTCTCGAGCTGGCTACCCGGCTGGCGCCCGGTGCGACGGTGGTCCTGGCGGCCAGGGGAGCCGATCGGCTGACCGCCGAGGCGGCCGCGGTGAGCGCGGCCGGCGCGGTCGCCGTGCACGTCCGCGAGTTCGACGCCGACGACCTCGCGTCGCACGCCCCGCTCGTCGCGTCGATCGTCGCCGAGCACGGGCCGATCGGGACGGCAGTGGTGGCGTTCGGGATCCTGGGCGATCAGGCGCGGGCCGAGACCGACGCGGCGCACGCGGCGGCGATCGTGCATACCGACTACACCGCGCAGGTCAGTCTGCTGACGGTGCTGGCCGCCACGATGCGGTCGGCGGGCCGCGGTGCGATCGTCGTGTTCTCGTCGGTCGCCGGTGCGCGTCCGCGGCGCGCCAACTACGTCTACGGGTCGGCGAAGTCGGGCCTCGACGCGTTCAGCCGCGGGCTGGCCGATGCGCTGCACGGGTCCGGCGTCCGGGTGCTGCTGGTCCGCCCGGGGTTCGTCGTCGGCCGGATGACCCGGGGCATGTCGCCCGCGCCGCTGTCGAGCACGCCCGCGCAGGTCGCCGAGGCGGCGGCCCGGGCGCTGGCTAAGCGCCGCAGCGAGATCTGGGTGCCGCGGTCACTGGGGGCGCTGGTGGTGGTGCTGCGCCTGCTGCCGCGGTCGCTGTGGCGGCGGCTGCCGCGCTGA
- a CDS encoding F420-dependent biliverdin reductase, translated as MATPGRKATTRLTNDALAFLTERHLAMLTTLRADNSPHVVAVGFTFDPKTHVARVITSGGTQKAVNAEERGVAVLSQVDGARWLSLEGSSTVNADPDAVRDAELRYAQRYRTPRVNPRRVVIEVRIERVLGSSELLDRGGDA; from the coding sequence ATGGCTACACCTGGTCGCAAGGCCACGACGCGGCTGACCAACGATGCGCTGGCATTCCTGACCGAGCGGCATCTCGCCATGCTCACCACGCTGCGCGCCGACAACTCCCCGCACGTCGTCGCCGTCGGCTTCACCTTCGATCCCAAGACTCACGTTGCCCGCGTCATCACCTCGGGCGGCACGCAGAAGGCCGTCAACGCCGAGGAACGCGGAGTCGCCGTGCTGAGCCAGGTCGATGGCGCCCGCTGGCTCTCGCTAGAGGGCAGCTCCACGGTCAACGCCGATCCCGACGCGGTGCGCGACGCCGAACTGCGCTACGCCCAGCGCTACCGCACGCCGCGCGTCAATCCCCGGCGCGTCGTGATCGAGGTGCGGATCGAGCGCGTCCTGGGCTCCTCGGAGCTGCTGGACCGCGGCGGCGACGCCTGA
- a CDS encoding M24 family metallopeptidase — protein MDSGEQGRFGTDVYAGRLRAATAAAADAGLAGLVITPGYDLRYLVGSRAQTFERLTALVLPADGEPTVVVPRMELASLKDSAVVELGVAVRDWVDGDDPYRLVADALGGGRVATAVTDAMPALHLLPLADVFGVVPVLATDVLRRLRMIKDAAEIDALRKAGAAIDRVHARVPEFLIPGRTEADVAADIAEAIVAEGHSEVAFIIVGSGPNGADPHHECSDRALQVGDVVVVDIGGPYEPGYNSDSTRTYSIGEPDEDVAARYGVLQRAQRAAVAAVRPGVTAEQVDAAARDVLAAEGLAEVFVHRTGHGIGLSVHEEPYIVAGNDLPLEEGMAFSIEPGIYFPGQWGARIEDIVVVTADGAQSVNDRPHELVVVPV, from the coding sequence ATGGACTCCGGTGAGCAGGGCAGATTCGGCACCGACGTGTACGCGGGGCGGCTGCGTGCGGCGACGGCCGCGGCGGCCGACGCCGGTCTGGCCGGTTTGGTCATCACCCCGGGGTACGACCTGCGCTACCTCGTCGGCTCGCGCGCGCAGACCTTCGAGCGGCTGACGGCGCTGGTGCTGCCCGCCGACGGTGAGCCGACCGTCGTGGTCCCGCGGATGGAGCTGGCGTCGCTCAAGGACTCCGCGGTCGTGGAACTGGGTGTGGCAGTGCGGGATTGGGTCGACGGCGACGACCCCTACCGCCTGGTGGCCGATGCGCTCGGCGGTGGCCGTGTCGCCACCGCGGTGACCGATGCCATGCCCGCCCTGCACCTGTTGCCGCTGGCGGACGTGTTCGGCGTGGTGCCGGTCTTGGCGACCGACGTGCTGCGCCGGTTGCGGATGATCAAGGACGCCGCCGAGATCGACGCGCTGCGCAAGGCCGGTGCGGCGATCGATCGCGTGCACGCGCGCGTGCCCGAGTTCCTCATACCCGGCCGCACCGAGGCCGACGTCGCGGCCGACATCGCCGAAGCGATTGTCGCCGAAGGACATTCGGAGGTCGCATTCATCATCGTCGGCTCGGGTCCCAACGGCGCCGACCCCCACCACGAGTGCTCCGACCGGGCACTGCAGGTGGGGGACGTCGTCGTCGTCGACATCGGCGGGCCGTACGAGCCCGGGTACAACTCCGACTCGACGCGGACCTACAGCATCGGAGAGCCCGACGAGGACGTCGCCGCGCGCTACGGCGTGCTGCAGCGCGCCCAACGGGCGGCGGTCGCGGCCGTGCGCCCCGGCGTCACCGCCGAGCAGGTCGACGCCGCGGCTCGCGACGTGCTGGCCGCCGAGGGGCTGGCCGAGGTGTTCGTGCACCGCACCGGCCACGGCATCGGGCTGTCGGTGCACGAGGAGCCCTACATCGTCGCCGGCAACGACCTGCCCCTCGAGGAGGGAATGGCCTTCAGCATCGAGCCGGGCATCTACTTCCCGGGGCAGTGGGGCGCGCGCATCGAGGACATCGTGGTGGTGACCGCCGATGGAGCGCAGTCGGTCAACGACCGGCCGCACGAGCTGGTGGTGGTTCCCGTCTAG
- a CDS encoding VOC family protein → MPFSVDHVDHVVLNCRDVDATADWYVRVLGMRRETFGPGRTALRFGNQKLNLRPTGAPNWVTSEVDAPGTVDICFVALSTPAEVGAHLRSCGVQITEGPVPKTGALGPMTSHYCRDPDGNLVEVASYLPAD, encoded by the coding sequence ATGCCGTTTTCCGTCGATCACGTCGATCACGTGGTGCTCAACTGCCGTGACGTCGACGCCACCGCCGACTGGTACGTCCGCGTCCTCGGCATGCGGCGTGAGACGTTCGGGCCGGGTCGGACCGCGTTGCGGTTCGGCAACCAGAAGCTGAACCTGCGGCCGACGGGTGCGCCGAACTGGGTGACCTCGGAGGTCGATGCGCCGGGCACGGTGGACATCTGCTTCGTCGCACTCAGCACCCCGGCCGAGGTGGGTGCGCACCTGCGCTCCTGCGGCGTGCAGATCACCGAGGGGCCGGTGCCCAAGACGGGCGCGCTGGGCCCGATGACGTCGCATTACTGCCGCGATCCGGACGGCAACTTGGTCGAGGTCGCCAGCTATCTGCCCGCCGATTAA
- a CDS encoding 5'-3' exonuclease, with protein sequence MSAPVMLLDGASMWFRSFFGVPSSITAPDGRPVNAVRGFLDTVATLVAKDRPGRLVVCLDLDWRPQWRVDLIPSYKAHRVEEERASGEPDVEEVPDDLTPQVDMIMALLDAFGIATAGAVGYEADDVLGTLAARERRDPVVVVSGDRDLLQLVADEPVRTRVFYIGRGLSKATLFGPAEVADVYGVPVDRAGPAYAELALLRGDPSDGLPGVAGIGEKTATTLLAQHGSLQRIMAAAADPTSKMPAAQRKKLVASVDYVAAAEKVVRVATDADVTLSTPTDDLPLAARDPRRVAELAGELGVTSSVARLQKALDDLPSR encoded by the coding sequence ATGTCCGCACCCGTCATGCTGCTCGACGGCGCCAGCATGTGGTTCCGTTCCTTCTTCGGCGTCCCCTCCTCCATCACCGCACCCGACGGCCGACCGGTCAACGCTGTACGCGGATTCCTCGACACCGTCGCGACACTCGTCGCCAAGGATCGGCCGGGGCGGTTGGTCGTGTGTCTGGATCTGGACTGGCGACCCCAGTGGCGGGTCGACCTCATTCCCTCCTACAAGGCGCACCGCGTCGAGGAGGAGCGCGCCTCCGGTGAGCCCGACGTCGAGGAGGTGCCCGACGACCTCACCCCGCAGGTCGACATGATCATGGCGCTGCTCGACGCGTTCGGCATCGCCACCGCCGGAGCGGTCGGATACGAGGCCGACGACGTGCTCGGCACGCTGGCCGCCAGGGAACGCCGCGACCCCGTCGTGGTGGTGAGCGGAGACCGCGACCTCCTGCAGCTGGTCGCCGACGAGCCGGTGCGCACCAGGGTCTTCTACATCGGCCGCGGCCTGAGCAAGGCCACGCTCTTTGGGCCCGCCGAGGTCGCCGACGTCTACGGCGTGCCCGTGGACCGCGCCGGCCCGGCCTACGCCGAACTCGCGCTGTTGCGCGGGGACCCCTCCGACGGGCTGCCCGGTGTGGCGGGCATCGGCGAGAAGACCGCGACGACGCTGCTCGCCCAACACGGTTCGCTGCAGCGGATCATGGCCGCCGCGGCGGACCCGACGTCGAAGATGCCTGCGGCACAACGGAAGAAGCTCGTGGCGTCCGTCGACTACGTCGCAGCCGCGGAGAAGGTGGTGCGGGTGGCGACCGATGCCGACGTCACCCTGTCGACGCCGACGGACGACCTACCGCTGGCCGCCAGGGACCCGCGCAGGGTGGCCGAACTGGCGGGCGAACTGGGCGTGACGTCGTCGGTCGCGCGCCTGCAGAAGGCGCTCGACGACCTGCCGTCGCGCTAG
- a CDS encoding DUF4333 domain-containing protein — MSGPQGSDPSQQWASQPPADPAWQPQAPEQPQPEHSAWNQQPPAYGQQPPAYGGQPYQQPTYGQPGYPQGEQYGQPPAAYGPTSHPQAPQYGQQPQYGQPPQYGQAPQYGPYDPNQPYGQQPGQYDPNQQYTPYGSPESGTKRPRGVILGVIGAVVVVVLVVVGILGFWKPGFFVTTNLDVKAAQTGVQQILSDQTNGYGAKNVQDVSCNNGANPKVVKGGTFDCEVSIDGTRRQVTVTFQDDSGTYEVGRPR, encoded by the coding sequence ATGAGCGGACCGCAGGGATCCGACCCCTCCCAGCAGTGGGCGAGCCAGCCTCCTGCCGACCCGGCATGGCAGCCGCAGGCGCCTGAGCAGCCGCAGCCCGAGCATTCCGCCTGGAATCAGCAGCCCCCCGCCTACGGTCAGCAGCCTCCCGCGTACGGCGGTCAGCCCTATCAGCAGCCCACCTACGGGCAGCCGGGATACCCGCAGGGCGAGCAGTACGGGCAGCCGCCGGCGGCCTACGGCCCGACGTCGCATCCGCAGGCCCCGCAGTACGGCCAGCAACCGCAGTACGGACAGCCGCCGCAGTACGGCCAGGCCCCGCAGTACGGGCCCTACGATCCGAACCAGCCCTACGGCCAGCAGCCCGGGCAGTACGACCCCAACCAGCAGTACACGCCGTACGGCTCCCCCGAGTCGGGTACCAAGAGGCCCAGGGGCGTCATCCTCGGCGTGATCGGGGCGGTGGTCGTCGTGGTCCTGGTCGTCGTCGGCATCCTCGGTTTCTGGAAGCCGGGCTTCTTCGTGACCACCAACCTCGACGTCAAGGCCGCCCAGACCGGCGTGCAGCAGATCCTCAGCGATCAGACGAATGGCTACGGCGCCAAGAACGTTCAGGATGTCAGCTGCAACAACGGAGCCAACCCGAAGGTCGTCAAGGGCGGCACGTTCGACTGCGAGGTCAGCATCGACGGCACCCGACGTCAGGTCACCGTGACCTTCCAGGACGACAGCGGCACCTACGAGGTGGGCAGGCCGCGCTAG
- a CDS encoding DEAD/DEAH box helicase, which yields MTKPPESSSAPTQLDDFAAQLPFSLDGFQTRACQALENGHGVLVCAPTGAGKTVVGEFAVHLALAAGRKCFYTTPIKALSNQKHNDLVQRYGAERIGLLTGDQNVNGDAPVVVMTTEVLRNMLYANSHALQGLSHVVMDEVHFLADRMRGAVWEEVILHLPEDVRLVSLSATVSNAEEFGGWIQTVRGDTTVVVDEHRPVPLWQHMMVGKRVYDLFEGTDGGPDGAANRTLVDPDLIRHIAHRREADRLSDWQPRGRGRAGNRGRPTIYRPPSRPDVIGVLDHEGLLPAITFVFSRAGCDAAVKQCLRSSLRLTDDRERARISEVIDRRCADLDDADLAVLGYYEWREGLLRGLAAHHAGLLPVFRHTVEELFTAGLVKAVFATETLALGINMPARTVVLERLVKFNGEQHAPLTPGEYTQLTGRAGRRGIDVEGHAVVLWHPDVEPADVAGLASTRTFPLRSSFAPSYNMTINLAHQMGPEQAHRLLERSFAQFQADRSVVGLVRGVTRGERMMDEIAAQFGGRDAAILAYARLRATIADRERAQSRASRLQRRQAANDALAALRRGDIITIGQGRRGGLAVVLEPAGDGDDPRPLVLTEDRWAGRISSTDFSGSSAKVGTMTLPKRVEHRQPRVRRDVASALRSAAAGLRVPGGRPKRSPGGHDREHDVDPELAALREQLRTHPAHHLADREDQVRLAERFLRIERDNADIQKKVAAATNSLARTFDRIVLLLTERGFIDAVDGGDLKVTADGLLLSRIYSESDLLVAECLRSGTWNGLDAAELAGVVSAVLFESRGDAPGASLVVENATPAMRRALSQTRRSWSEIRADEQRHRLPASREPDAGFVAAIHRWATTGELSASLAASDASGSGSPLSAGDFVRWCRQVLDLLDQVRNAAPTPALRATAKRAIDAIRRGVVAVDAG from the coding sequence ATGACCAAGCCACCTGAGTCGTCGTCGGCGCCAACCCAACTCGACGACTTCGCCGCTCAGCTGCCGTTCTCCCTCGACGGCTTCCAGACCCGGGCGTGCCAGGCACTGGAGAACGGGCACGGGGTGCTGGTGTGCGCGCCGACCGGGGCCGGCAAGACGGTCGTCGGCGAGTTCGCGGTGCACCTCGCGCTGGCCGCGGGCCGCAAGTGCTTCTACACCACCCCGATCAAGGCGCTGAGCAACCAGAAGCACAACGACCTGGTCCAGCGGTACGGCGCCGAGCGCATCGGGCTGCTGACCGGGGATCAGAACGTCAACGGCGACGCCCCCGTGGTCGTGATGACGACCGAGGTGCTGCGCAACATGCTGTACGCCAATTCCCATGCGCTGCAAGGTCTTTCGCACGTCGTCATGGACGAGGTCCACTTCCTCGCCGACCGGATGCGCGGCGCGGTGTGGGAGGAGGTGATCCTGCACCTGCCCGAGGACGTCCGCCTGGTCAGCCTGTCGGCCACGGTGAGCAACGCCGAGGAGTTCGGCGGCTGGATCCAGACCGTGCGTGGCGACACCACCGTCGTCGTCGACGAGCACCGGCCCGTGCCGCTGTGGCAGCACATGATGGTCGGCAAGCGCGTCTACGACCTGTTCGAGGGCACCGACGGGGGGCCCGACGGCGCCGCGAACCGCACGCTGGTGGACCCCGATCTGATCCGCCACATCGCCCACCGCAGGGAGGCCGACCGGCTCTCGGACTGGCAGCCCCGCGGCCGGGGCAGAGCGGGCAACCGGGGGCGGCCGACCATCTACCGACCGCCGTCGCGCCCCGACGTCATCGGCGTGCTCGACCACGAGGGGCTGCTGCCCGCGATCACCTTCGTCTTCTCCCGCGCCGGTTGCGACGCCGCGGTCAAGCAGTGCCTGCGGTCGTCGCTGCGGCTCACCGACGACCGCGAGCGCGCGCGCATCTCCGAGGTGATCGACCGACGCTGTGCCGACCTCGACGACGCCGACCTCGCGGTGCTCGGCTACTACGAATGGCGCGAAGGCCTGCTGCGCGGCCTGGCCGCCCACCACGCGGGGCTGCTGCCGGTGTTCCGCCACACCGTCGAGGAGCTCTTCACCGCGGGTCTGGTGAAGGCCGTATTCGCCACGGAGACACTGGCATTGGGCATCAACATGCCCGCCCGCACCGTCGTGCTGGAGCGGTTGGTGAAGTTCAACGGGGAGCAGCACGCGCCGTTGACGCCGGGGGAGTACACCCAGTTGACCGGGCGCGCGGGCCGGCGTGGCATCGACGTCGAGGGGCACGCGGTCGTGCTGTGGCATCCGGACGTCGAACCGGCCGACGTGGCGGGCCTGGCCTCCACCCGAACCTTCCCGCTGCGCAGCTCGTTCGCGCCGTCGTACAACATGACGATCAACCTCGCCCACCAGATGGGACCCGAGCAGGCGCACCGGCTGCTGGAGCGGTCCTTCGCCCAGTTCCAGGCCGACCGCTCGGTGGTCGGCCTCGTCCGCGGGGTGACGCGGGGCGAACGGATGATGGACGAGATCGCCGCGCAGTTCGGCGGCCGCGACGCCGCGATCCTGGCGTACGCGCGGTTGCGCGCCACCATCGCCGACCGCGAACGGGCCCAGTCGCGGGCGTCGCGACTGCAGCGGCGCCAGGCGGCCAACGATGCGCTCGCGGCGCTGCGCCGCGGCGACATCATCACCATCGGGCAGGGGCGTCGCGGTGGCCTGGCGGTCGTGCTCGAACCGGCCGGCGACGGCGACGATCCCCGGCCGCTGGTGTTGACCGAAGACCGTTGGGCAGGCCGCATATCGTCGACGGACTTCTCCGGCTCGTCCGCCAAGGTCGGGACCATGACGCTGCCCAAGCGTGTCGAGCACCGCCAGCCGCGCGTGCGGCGTGACGTCGCGTCGGCGCTGCGCTCCGCGGCCGCCGGGTTGCGGGTCCCCGGCGGGCGTCCGAAGCGTTCTCCCGGCGGTCACGATCGCGAGCACGACGTCGATCCCGAATTGGCCGCGCTGCGTGAACAATTGCGGACCCACCCCGCGCATCACCTCGCCGACCGCGAGGACCAGGTCCGCCTCGCCGAGCGTTTCCTGCGCATCGAGCGCGACAACGCCGACATCCAGAAGAAGGTGGCGGCGGCGACGAACTCGCTGGCCCGCACCTTCGACCGCATCGTGCTGCTGCTCACCGAGCGAGGCTTCATCGACGCGGTCGACGGCGGTGACCTAAAGGTCACGGCCGACGGCCTGCTGCTGTCGCGCATCTACAGCGAGAGCGACCTGCTCGTCGCCGAATGTCTGCGCAGCGGAACGTGGAACGGTCTGGACGCCGCCGAACTGGCCGGGGTCGTCTCGGCGGTGCTGTTCGAGTCGCGGGGCGACGCCCCCGGCGCGTCGCTGGTCGTGGAGAACGCCACGCCGGCCATGCGCCGCGCGCTGTCTCAGACCCGCCGGTCGTGGTCGGAGATTCGCGCCGACGAGCAGCGCCACCGGCTCCCGGCGAGTCGCGAACCGGACGCCGGTTTCGTGGCCGCGATCCACCGCTGGGCGACGACCGGTGAGCTGTCGGCGTCGCTGGCCGCCTCGGATGCCTCCGGCAGCGGATCTCCCTTGTCGGCAGGCGATTTCGTGCGGTGGTGCCGACAGGTGCTCGATCTGCTCGACCAGGTGCGCAATGCCGCTCCGACACCCGCTCTGCGGGCGACCGCAAAACGCGCGATCGACGCGATTCGGCGCGGCGTCGTCGCTGTTGATGCGGGGTAG